A genomic segment from Acidobacteriota bacterium encodes:
- a CDS encoding ATP-dependent 6-phosphofructokinase produces the protein MGKHSKTSCIGILTSGGDCPGLNAAIRGVVKPALSEYDMKVIGVYDGFRGLVENRTASLESAMVSGILTHGGTILGTSRDKPHRLEMGGTLMDMTQAAVDNARRLGIQCLVCLGGGGTSKNALHLWKAGGLNVLTLPKTIDNDVAHTDVSFGYDTALGIATEAIDRLHTTATSHHRMIVVEIMGHNAGWLALGAGIAGGADIILIPEIPYSLEAVVNHLMERRRSGKRFSIIAVAEGALSREEVKAARKAEKEKDGGKDEKEKEKKGPDPKDARSKKEDGKADHGAKLKESHLVQESKASRLARQIQMITGFEVRVTSLGHVQRGGIPSPADRLLCTRLGTAAAQLLAEGTYNVMVGVRGDQCIPIPLEKVTGRVKTVPPDHPWVKTARLVGTCLGDGK, from the coding sequence ATGGGAAAGCATTCCAAGACCAGCTGTATCGGCATTCTGACTTCGGGCGGTGACTGCCCCGGCCTCAACGCCGCCATCCGCGGCGTGGTCAAGCCCGCCCTCTCCGAGTACGACATGAAGGTCATCGGCGTCTACGACGGCTTCCGCGGCCTCGTGGAGAACCGGACCGCCTCCCTGGAGTCGGCCATGGTCAGCGGCATCCTCACCCACGGGGGCACGATCCTGGGGACCAGCCGCGACAAGCCCCACCGCCTGGAAATGGGCGGCACCCTCATGGACATGACCCAGGCCGCGGTGGACAACGCCCGGCGCCTGGGGATCCAGTGCCTCGTCTGCCTGGGCGGCGGCGGCACCTCGAAAAACGCCCTCCACCTCTGGAAGGCGGGAGGACTCAATGTCCTGACCCTTCCCAAGACCATCGACAACGACGTGGCCCACACGGACGTCAGTTTCGGATACGACACGGCCCTGGGCATCGCCACGGAGGCCATCGACCGCCTTCACACCACCGCCACGAGCCACCACCGGATGATCGTGGTGGAGATCATGGGGCATAACGCCGGCTGGCTGGCGCTGGGCGCGGGGATCGCCGGCGGCGCGGACATCATCCTGATCCCCGAGATTCCCTACTCCCTCGAGGCCGTGGTGAACCACCTCATGGAGCGGCGCCGTTCGGGCAAACGTTTCTCCATCATCGCCGTCGCCGAGGGCGCCCTCTCCCGGGAGGAGGTCAAGGCCGCCCGCAAGGCCGAGAAGGAAAAGGACGGCGGCAAGGACGAGAAGGAGAAGGAGAAGAAGGGCCCGGACCCGAAGGATGCCCGTTCGAAGAAGGAGGACGGGAAGGCCGATCACGGGGCGAAGCTCAAGGAGTCCCACCTCGTCCAGGAGTCGAAGGCCAGCCGTCTGGCCCGCCAGATCCAGATGATCACGGGCTTCGAGGTCCGGGTCACCTCCCTGGGCCACGTCCAGCGGGGCGGGATCCCCTCGCCGGCGGACCGTCTGCTCTGCACGCGCCTGGGGACCGCCGCCGCGCAGCTCCTGGCCGAGGGGACCTACAACGTCATGGTGGGGGTCCGGGGCGACCAGTGCATCCCCATCCCCCTGGAGAAAGTCACCGGCCGCGTCAAGACCGTCCCGCCCGACCACCCCTGGGTGAAGACCGCCCGGCTCGTGGGGACCTGCCTCGGGGACGGCAAGTAG
- a CDS encoding protein kinase: protein MSVQSLAQTRAGHLWLGTQNGLTRFNGETFRTYSTAEAPQLGSDSFWALGVDARDRVWAWADGGNVTRFDGHRLETVPIPGLDFESTHAGSFAAAPDGSVYFGTNNGLFRFRDGLPPARIGVPEGLPGETIGALCVDRSGTLWISLYTFGLAYLRNGRVSRFAGPLPGSSVMALDCAPGGDLWVCMDRCVHVLRDGRVLSTIPAFWPGNSRVTCLRVDRDGNLWVGTNTSGLYRYREGRVERLSTADGLPVNTLNRLLEDQEGNLWVGTNGGGLLRLRDGIFTPFTRREGVADPFCWMVCPGAGEAVWFGTNSGLASCSPAGIRNYGQAEGVPEVAIRSGFLDADGTFWFGGWGYFGSYRDQRFSIFGEAEGLPFGALVSAILRDEAGTLWVGTNGNGLFTFRDRKLVPARMPGVLPNAQVRAIVRGGDGRVWFGLSGIGLALLKNGQWTLFDRRDGIRNLTLFSILEDPDGTLWFCGKGIHRYRDGKFTWLGGRLKVPDEHFLQIVDDREGNLWLTSLDGIVKVPRAELHALADGRIPTLGPKVFGVQDGMPVPECNGANQSAGCRTPDGRLWFPTPAGVVTVRPRDIPPPAAPPRVRIEECRVDSSPVVLSGEVPRFPPGTSRLDFQFTGLCLSAPESVRYRYRLDGFDEGWQDSGPSRNASYTRLAPGAYCFRVSASRHGGPWNGEETRVRFEILPQVHQTLWFQVLVILAAAVGLNFLYRGGRRLSESFRFWRQDHSLGPYRLLERIGQGGAGSVYRARDRRDGKTVALKVLHESQLDAEALRRLATESKVMETVRHPNIARIHEQGRAGDRVFIAMEHVEGVTLRQVMAKGRQTVPQALAVFRFLLDVLDELHALGVAHRDLKPENLMVKASFPWDAATGPDTLREGLRNNLKILDFGTARFLGGATLTRTGEIAGTVYYLPPESILGRRVSGVEQDVYALGMILYELLAGRRPYDAADEGDLIAAIVHDPLPPPGVFQFDIPAPVSDFVAQLIDRNPSTRLKTPEAIRAVLDTLPGG, encoded by the coding sequence ATGTCGGTTCAGAGCCTGGCCCAGACCCGGGCCGGCCATCTCTGGCTGGGGACGCAGAACGGTCTCACCCGCTTCAACGGCGAGACCTTCCGGACCTACAGCACGGCGGAAGCACCCCAGTTGGGGTCGGACTCCTTCTGGGCGCTGGGAGTCGATGCCCGCGACCGTGTCTGGGCCTGGGCCGACGGGGGGAACGTCACCCGTTTCGACGGGCACCGCCTCGAGACCGTCCCCATCCCCGGCCTGGATTTCGAGAGCACCCACGCGGGCTCCTTCGCCGCGGCGCCGGACGGTTCCGTTTACTTCGGGACCAACAACGGGCTTTTCCGCTTCCGGGACGGCCTTCCCCCCGCCCGGATCGGGGTGCCGGAGGGGCTGCCCGGCGAGACGATCGGCGCGCTGTGCGTCGACCGGTCCGGCACCCTCTGGATCTCCCTGTACACCTTCGGCCTGGCGTATCTTCGGAACGGCCGGGTGTCGCGTTTCGCCGGCCCGCTGCCGGGGAGTTCCGTCATGGCGCTGGACTGTGCGCCGGGGGGCGACCTGTGGGTCTGCATGGACCGCTGCGTGCACGTCCTGCGGGACGGCCGGGTCCTCTCCACCATCCCCGCCTTCTGGCCGGGGAACTCGCGGGTCACCTGCCTCCGGGTCGACCGGGACGGGAACCTCTGGGTCGGCACGAACACCAGCGGGCTCTACCGGTACCGGGAGGGGCGGGTCGAACGGCTCTCCACCGCCGACGGTCTCCCGGTCAACACGCTCAACCGCCTTCTCGAGGACCAGGAAGGGAACCTGTGGGTCGGGACCAACGGCGGGGGCCTCCTTCGCCTCCGGGACGGCATCTTCACCCCCTTCACCCGTCGGGAGGGGGTGGCGGACCCCTTCTGCTGGATGGTCTGCCCGGGCGCCGGCGAGGCGGTGTGGTTCGGGACCAACTCCGGGCTGGCCTCCTGTTCGCCCGCGGGAATCCGGAACTACGGCCAGGCGGAGGGTGTTCCCGAGGTCGCGATACGGTCCGGCTTCCTCGATGCCGACGGGACCTTCTGGTTCGGGGGTTGGGGGTACTTCGGGTCTTACCGGGATCAGCGCTTCAGCATTTTCGGGGAGGCGGAGGGCCTGCCGTTCGGGGCACTGGTGTCGGCAATCCTCCGGGACGAGGCCGGGACCCTGTGGGTCGGCACCAACGGGAACGGCCTGTTCACGTTCCGGGATCGGAAGCTGGTCCCCGCCCGGATGCCGGGCGTCCTCCCCAACGCACAGGTCCGGGCCATCGTCCGGGGCGGGGACGGGCGCGTCTGGTTCGGCCTCTCGGGGATCGGGCTGGCCCTGCTGAAGAACGGTCAGTGGACCCTTTTCGACCGCAGGGACGGGATCCGGAACCTGACCCTCTTCTCCATCCTCGAGGACCCCGACGGGACCCTGTGGTTCTGCGGGAAGGGCATCCACCGGTACCGGGACGGGAAGTTCACCTGGCTGGGCGGTCGCTTGAAGGTCCCGGACGAGCATTTTCTGCAGATCGTGGACGACCGGGAGGGCAACCTCTGGCTCACCAGCCTCGACGGCATCGTGAAGGTCCCGCGGGCGGAACTCCACGCCCTGGCCGACGGACGCATCCCCACGCTTGGGCCCAAGGTCTTCGGCGTCCAGGACGGGATGCCCGTGCCGGAGTGCAACGGGGCGAACCAGTCCGCCGGGTGCCGGACGCCCGACGGCCGCTTGTGGTTTCCAACCCCCGCCGGCGTGGTGACCGTCCGGCCCCGGGATATCCCCCCGCCGGCCGCCCCGCCGCGGGTCCGGATCGAGGAGTGCCGGGTGGATTCCAGCCCGGTGGTGCTATCGGGAGAAGTGCCGCGCTTCCCCCCGGGGACCTCCCGGCTCGATTTCCAGTTCACGGGCTTGTGCCTGTCCGCGCCGGAGAGCGTGCGCTACCGGTACCGGCTGGACGGGTTCGATGAGGGCTGGCAGGATTCGGGGCCCTCCCGGAACGCCTCGTACACCCGCCTGGCGCCGGGGGCGTACTGTTTCCGCGTCTCGGCGTCCCGGCACGGGGGGCCGTGGAACGGGGAGGAAACCCGGGTCCGCTTCGAGATCCTGCCCCAGGTGCACCAGACACTCTGGTTCCAGGTCCTGGTGATCCTGGCCGCCGCCGTCGGGCTGAACTTCCTCTACCGGGGGGGGCGCAGGCTGTCGGAGAGCTTCCGCTTCTGGCGGCAGGACCATTCCCTCGGCCCCTACCGCCTCCTCGAACGGATCGGGCAGGGCGGGGCGGGGTCCGTGTACCGGGCCCGGGACCGGCGGGACGGGAAGACGGTGGCCCTCAAAGTGCTCCACGAGAGCCAGTTGGATGCCGAGGCCCTCCGGCGGCTGGCCACCGAGAGCAAGGTGATGGAAACCGTCCGGCACCCGAACATCGCCCGGATCCATGAGCAGGGCCGTGCGGGCGACCGGGTCTTTATCGCCATGGAACACGTTGAGGGCGTGACGCTCCGCCAGGTCATGGCGAAGGGGAGACAGACGGTCCCGCAAGCCCTGGCCGTCTTCCGCTTCCTCCTGGACGTTCTGGACGAACTTCACGCCCTGGGGGTCGCTCACCGGGACCTGAAACCGGAGAACCTCATGGTGAAGGCCTCCTTCCCCTGGGACGCGGCGACCGGGCCGGATACCCTGCGCGAGGGGCTGAGAAACAACCTGAAAATACTGGATTTCGGGACGGCCCGCTTCCTGGGGGGGGCGACGCTGACCCGGACCGGCGAGATCGCCGGGACCGTGTACTACCTGCCGCCGGAGTCCATCCTCGGCCGGCGGGTTTCCGGCGTCGAGCAGGACGTTTACGCCCTCGGGATGATCCTCTACGAACTCCTGGCGGGGCGGCGCCCCTACGACGCCGCGGACGAGGGCGACCTGATCGCCGCCATCGTCCACGACCCGCTCCCGCCCCCCGGGGTTTTCCAGTTCGACATCCCCGCACCGGTGTCGGACTTCGTGGCGCAGCTCATCGACCGCAACCCCTCGACCCGGCTGAAAACCCCCGAGGCCATCCGCGCCGTGCTCGACACCCTGCCGGGGGGCTGA
- a CDS encoding helix-turn-helix transcriptional regulator: MTLAFDFTKTLENSRYLLNVFQNRGLGVFRKVLWEVTDVILEDARGALPVIDGRFLTIVSGILSVLYVNRSDQIIRKNVLVSQGFLHENDTEAKRDRFVQDLARFLETYLGEAGGREFSERVIFFLKTCSLEELKQVSTETLAERYQLSKNYFADKFRKEQGATLHEAISDEKLNRALLILRNEGRGVSVKNLSWMLGFSDPVYFSRLFRKRFGMSPGEAKAL, encoded by the coding sequence ATGACCCTGGCCTTCGATTTCACGAAAACGCTCGAAAACTCCCGCTATCTGCTCAACGTGTTCCAGAACCGCGGGTTGGGCGTGTTTCGGAAAGTGCTCTGGGAGGTCACGGACGTGATCCTGGAAGACGCCCGGGGCGCTCTCCCCGTGATCGACGGGCGCTTTCTCACCATCGTGTCGGGGATCCTGTCCGTTCTTTACGTCAACCGGTCCGACCAGATCATCCGGAAAAATGTCCTCGTTTCGCAGGGATTCCTGCACGAGAACGATACGGAAGCGAAGCGCGACCGTTTCGTCCAGGACCTCGCCCGTTTCCTGGAGACGTACCTCGGCGAAGCCGGTGGCCGGGAGTTCTCCGAGCGGGTGATTTTCTTCCTCAAGACCTGCTCCCTCGAGGAACTCAAGCAAGTGAGCACGGAGACCCTGGCCGAGCGTTACCAACTGAGCAAGAACTACTTCGCGGACAAATTCCGCAAGGAGCAGGGGGCCACCCTCCACGAAGCCATTTCGGACGAGAAACTCAACCGGGCCCTCCTGATCCTTCGCAACGAGGGCCGGGGTGTCTCCGTCAAGAACCTCTCCTGGATGCTGGGATTTTCCGACCCCGTCTACTTCAGCCGCCTCTTCCGGAAACGCTTCGGCATGTCGCCCGGCGAAGCCAAGGCCCTCTGA
- a CDS encoding diguanylate cyclase codes for MPRGKTRRNRWIAIVGVVAGMAILIPGLTAGPTPPLSALRHESWGKENGIPSNLWGVAQTLDGYLWLASDDGLVRFDGVRGVCFNRQNVPAMSMNLVSGVLAARDGSLYAAILSGGLLRCHQGEFRTWTSRDGLPGDTVTALAEGTDGSVWIGTLNGGLARLWGGALSVHRGGKGQDTLPAVSALCPDGSGGLWIGTLEGLFHFEGGRLNRCEDKEGMPPVLVRAITLDRQGRLWVATHQNGLYCREGGLFRNVGADAGLPSRLASLREDRRGRLWIGTIHDGIFCLSDGRLDRFAPDAIKGLWVRGICEDREGALWFALPEGGLHRLRDAAVATYGATEGLPAFRVRGLFCGPDGVLRAAGPDGVFRFLPGSDGPGGPGREGVPSPVAGGARFVPEGRWPSRSVHALSLAMDKSNRLWAGTKSGELYLLRGQAWQPVPLHDLRAAFSITALLAEGDGMILGCYGQSRMANLYRIDTPGARPVALEFEGLPRDASVTTLARDRSGALWVATFGSGLFRVEGGRAVRYHPGNGLASDYVLTLFEDDRGDLWVGTVDGLNRVRGGKAQGIPGKSPLAREAIAAVIADDSGHLWFGTPGGLFRCAAESLRRVADGMPAPLELAVFNESDGMRSASCNGGFNGAACRMPDGTLCFSTEAGVAMVDPARLPRNPHPPPVVVESMEADRLPVPLVPGRTDVLNIAEGRRDFAFRYTALSLLVPARVRFRYRLEGYDRGWIDAEDRREAYYTNLGPGRYAFRVTACNNDGVWNEAGDTVTFEIQPRFDQTAGFRAGIAVAVGFLVILLFRLHTRRVRRGGEELEQRIRDRTRELDEALAQLGREHDTLRGQSHTDPLTGLPDRDRMMDTLTREWERARESLKPVSLILADLDDFALYNAHNGRDNGDACLRKVGNTVRDCAFRAYDLAGRFADDRFGVALAETGLEEARVVAERIRAAVESLGIPHPGSRVTDHLTVSLGVASLVPTPRSDPEDLVAQAEQALFRAKAAGRNRLEALPAEGSP; via the coding sequence ATGCCCAGGGGGAAGACCCGTCGGAACCGGTGGATTGCGATCGTCGGCGTCGTTGCCGGGATGGCGATCCTCATCCCCGGTCTCACCGCGGGCCCCACGCCGCCTCTCTCCGCCCTCCGGCACGAGAGCTGGGGAAAAGAGAACGGAATCCCCTCCAACCTCTGGGGAGTCGCCCAGACCCTCGACGGCTACCTCTGGTTGGCCTCCGACGACGGTCTCGTCCGTTTCGACGGCGTTCGGGGCGTCTGTTTCAACCGGCAGAACGTCCCCGCCATGAGCATGAACCTGGTTTCCGGAGTGCTCGCCGCGCGGGACGGGTCGCTCTACGCCGCCATCCTGAGCGGCGGCCTGCTGCGGTGCCACCAGGGGGAATTCAGGACCTGGACGAGCCGGGACGGCCTCCCCGGAGACACCGTCACGGCGCTCGCGGAAGGGACCGACGGCTCGGTCTGGATCGGCACCCTGAACGGGGGGTTGGCGCGCCTGTGGGGCGGCGCGCTCTCCGTTCACCGCGGCGGGAAGGGGCAGGACACCCTCCCCGCCGTCTCGGCCCTCTGCCCCGACGGAAGCGGGGGGCTGTGGATCGGCACCCTGGAAGGTCTCTTTCATTTCGAGGGCGGCCGGCTCAACCGTTGTGAGGACAAGGAGGGAATGCCGCCGGTGCTGGTCCGGGCCATCACCCTCGACCGGCAGGGTCGCCTGTGGGTCGCCACGCACCAGAACGGTTTGTACTGCAGGGAAGGGGGCCTTTTCCGGAACGTCGGTGCGGACGCGGGCCTGCCTTCCCGCCTGGCGAGCCTCCGGGAGGACCGGCGGGGCCGCCTGTGGATCGGGACGATCCACGACGGGATTTTCTGCCTGTCGGACGGCCGGCTCGACCGCTTCGCCCCCGATGCGATCAAGGGCCTGTGGGTCCGGGGGATCTGCGAGGACCGGGAGGGCGCCCTCTGGTTCGCCCTTCCGGAAGGCGGGCTGCACCGGCTCCGGGACGCCGCGGTCGCCACGTACGGCGCGACGGAGGGGCTCCCCGCCTTCCGGGTCCGGGGCCTGTTCTGCGGCCCCGACGGGGTGCTTCGGGCAGCCGGTCCCGACGGGGTCTTCCGGTTTCTGCCGGGGAGCGACGGGCCCGGCGGACCGGGACGCGAGGGCGTGCCAAGCCCCGTCGCGGGCGGGGCCCGGTTCGTCCCCGAGGGGCGTTGGCCATCCCGGTCCGTCCACGCCTTGTCGCTGGCCATGGACAAATCCAACCGTCTGTGGGCCGGCACGAAGAGCGGCGAACTCTACCTCCTCCGGGGCCAGGCCTGGCAGCCGGTGCCCCTTCACGATCTGCGGGCGGCTTTTTCCATCACCGCGCTCCTGGCGGAAGGGGACGGGATGATCCTGGGATGTTACGGCCAGAGCCGCATGGCGAACCTGTACCGGATCGACACGCCGGGCGCGCGCCCCGTCGCCCTGGAATTCGAGGGTCTCCCGCGGGACGCCTCGGTCACCACCCTGGCCCGGGACCGTTCGGGGGCGCTGTGGGTCGCCACCTTCGGCTCCGGCCTGTTCCGGGTCGAGGGCGGACGGGCCGTCCGTTACCACCCGGGGAACGGGTTGGCCAGCGACTACGTGCTGACGCTGTTCGAAGATGATCGGGGGGACCTCTGGGTGGGGACCGTGGACGGGTTGAACCGCGTCCGGGGAGGGAAAGCTCAGGGCATCCCCGGGAAATCGCCCCTGGCGCGGGAAGCGATTGCCGCCGTCATCGCCGACGATTCCGGCCACCTGTGGTTCGGGACGCCCGGAGGCCTGTTCCGGTGCGCCGCGGAATCCTTGCGCCGTGTAGCCGACGGGATGCCGGCCCCCCTCGAACTGGCCGTTTTCAACGAGAGTGACGGGATGCGGTCCGCGTCGTGCAACGGGGGGTTCAACGGGGCGGCCTGCCGGATGCCCGACGGGACGCTTTGCTTCTCCACCGAGGCGGGCGTGGCGATGGTCGATCCGGCCAGGCTTCCGAGAAATCCCCACCCGCCGCCCGTGGTCGTCGAATCCATGGAGGCCGACCGGCTGCCGGTCCCGCTCGTGCCGGGGCGAACGGACGTGCTCAACATCGCGGAAGGCCGGCGGGACTTTGCTTTCCGGTATACCGCCCTGAGCCTCCTCGTTCCCGCGCGGGTCCGCTTCCGCTACCGGCTCGAAGGCTACGACCGGGGCTGGATCGACGCGGAAGACCGCCGGGAAGCCTACTACACGAACCTGGGGCCCGGACGATACGCGTTCCGGGTCACCGCCTGCAACAACGACGGGGTGTGGAACGAGGCCGGGGATACCGTCACCTTCGAAATCCAGCCCCGCTTTGACCAGACCGCCGGGTTTCGCGCCGGAATCGCCGTGGCCGTCGGGTTCCTGGTGATCCTGCTCTTCCGCCTGCACACGCGGCGGGTTCGCCGGGGCGGGGAAGAACTCGAGCAGCGCATCCGGGACCGGACGCGGGAACTGGACGAGGCCCTGGCGCAACTCGGCCGGGAACACGACACCCTCCGGGGGCAGAGCCATACGGACCCGCTGACGGGGCTCCCCGACCGGGACCGGATGATGGACACGCTTACCCGGGAATGGGAGCGCGCCCGGGAGAGCCTCAAGCCCGTGTCGCTGATCCTGGCCGACCTGGACGATTTCGCCCTGTACAACGCGCACAACGGTCGTGACAACGGGGACGCCTGCCTTCGGAAGGTGGGAAACACCGTTCGGGATTGCGCCTTCCGGGCCTACGACCTGGCCGGTCGGTTCGCGGACGACCGCTTCGGGGTGGCCCTGGCCGAGACGGGCCTGGAGGAGGCCCGGGTGGTGGCCGAGCGTATCCGGGCGGCGGTGGAGTCCCTGGGGATCCCGCACCCGGGCTCCCGGGTGACGGACCACCTCACCGTCAGCCTCGGGGTTGCCAGCCTCGTCCCGACACCGCGTTCGGACCCGGAAGACCTCGTGGCGCAGGCCGAGCAGGCCCTTTTCCGTGCGAAAGCGGCCGGCCGGAACCGGCTGGAGGCCCTGCCCGCCGAGGGCTCACCGTGA
- a CDS encoding helix-turn-helix transcriptional regulator: protein MPLDFTKTLESSRLLLKAWRQRGKDDFARMLDEMARCIVSASGENAREVNGRFMIIVKGILSVLFVNRAEFIIRQSVLVSENFLNEPDLGKKREALVSDLTAFLQDLDAERSDHAFSEGVVLYLKTCPVEELRNASVESMADRFGLSRNYFADKFKKEKDMTVHDAVIEEKLNRALLALKSENEEESVPVKQLSWMLGFSDPVYFSRLFRKRFGFNPTEIRDL, encoded by the coding sequence GTGCCTCTGGATTTCACCAAAACCCTGGAGAGTTCCCGCCTCCTGCTGAAAGCCTGGCGGCAGAGGGGGAAGGACGACTTCGCCCGGATGCTCGACGAGATGGCGCGGTGCATCGTCTCGGCCTCCGGCGAGAACGCCCGGGAAGTGAACGGGCGCTTCATGATCATCGTCAAGGGGATCCTGTCGGTCCTCTTCGTGAACCGGGCCGAGTTCATCATTCGCCAGTCGGTCCTGGTCTCGGAGAACTTCCTCAACGAGCCCGATCTCGGCAAGAAGCGGGAAGCCCTGGTGAGCGACCTGACGGCCTTCCTCCAGGATCTCGACGCCGAACGGTCGGACCACGCCTTCTCGGAGGGCGTGGTGCTCTACCTGAAGACCTGCCCGGTGGAGGAGCTTCGGAACGCTTCCGTGGAGTCCATGGCCGACCGCTTCGGCCTCAGCCGGAATTACTTCGCGGACAAATTCAAGAAAGAGAAAGACATGACGGTCCACGACGCCGTCATCGAGGAGAAACTGAACCGGGCCCTGCTGGCCCTCAAGAGCGAAAACGAGGAGGAGTCGGTACCGGTCAAGCAGCTCTCGTGGATGCTGGGCTTTTCCGACCCCGTCTACTTCAGCCGCCTCTTCCGCAAGCGCTTCGGGTTCAACCCCACGGAAATCCGCGACCTTTGA